AAAAGTCACATGGTCTGGGCTCAAATCTCAACTCACCTCTGAACACCCAAGTGTGTCATAGGCACTCTGAATACACCCAGGTAGATACATGGTGGTAGAGGCTCAGGAAGACAGTGGGCCCCAACCTGCTGGCCCAACTACAACCCATCTCCACTAGTTCCCATGACCTAGAAACCTATAGATTGGTCTTTGATGAGAAGCAAATcaacttctctctccttcccctctctgctCCCTTCTTTTTGGTTGAGACAGTTTCCCTGTGTAGTTCAGGGTGGCTTCAAACTCTTAATCTAGGAACCCAGATATATCCTTCCTCACTTGGAGACAGCTCAGTACCACTCTCCTCACCCATCTCCCTTCTGTGGTACTGAGAATAAAACTTGGAATCTAGCCTGGTGgaggtggagcacacctttaaccccagcactcaggaggaaggcaggcagatctctgagtttgaggagagcctggtctacatagcaatgggttccagaatagtcagggctacagagaaacttgtcttgaaaaaatcAGAACAAACCAAAAAGTTGGGATCCCTTTAGCATGCTGGTTTCTACACTGAGTCATACCCCTGGCTTAAACTCaattaatgttttttgtttgtttgtttattttttgagacaagggctcatGCATCCCAGGGGCTGACagtcatcttctgacctctgtgcctccacctcctgagtgttgagattataaATGTCTATCAGCATGCCTAGTTTATGCAGTGCCTAGTATGACATCCAGGATTTCCTGTATGCTAGGTAAGTTATTACCAGTAGAGTCATATCTCCTGTTCCAACTCACCTACCCTAGTCTCTCTTGTCAGGGCATCTGCTACTAAGAGTTGTACAAATGGGAACATGGAGTGTCAAGTGCCCTGGGACACAGAGGGAGGGTGCTAGCTTGCAGAGCAAAGGGGTGGGAACTAAAGCACTGCCAGCACACCTGTCACGAGCTCCAGCTTCTCTGAGGGGTCACCTTCATCGTAGAGCTTTGGGTGGCAACGATTGCCAATCTGGTTGATAAGTTCAGCTGGGAGAGATGCCAGGTCTTGCCGCACTCGAATGCGACTGCGGGACTcaaggaccacctgctcaggaaGGGCCTCTACCTTCTCAGCTGTGGGAACAGGGGACAAGTATGTTCatgttttacacacatacacacacggaaGCACATGGAAGGGAGGGGTGGCACTCACCTGTCTGGCCAACGTTCAACATACTGTACATTGTATACATATTGCAGATCTGACGGTACTGCTCATCTGTGCCCTCCTCACCTGCATCTTCTTCTTCGTCCTCTTCATTGTGGTAGGAGCTGGGGCTGTCACTGGTGTAAGCACTGGAGGTACCTGGACTGGTCCGCTCTGACATGCTGGGCCCACTCACACATCCCCCTACTGCAACCACAGCCACTGCTGCTGTAGCTGTGGCCATTGAGAGTGGCTGAGGCATCCGGTTAAGGGCCAGGTCTGGCGTGGAGAACTTGGCCATCTTGCGGCTGCCGTTGTTGCCACCACTGCCTCCAGCCTCCTTCTGGCTGCTGTCCCACAGCCTCTTGGCCATGGGTGTGCATTGCACTGAGTCCAACTCCTGTTCTGTCTTGACCCGTGACACAAGGGGCAGTGGCGTGCTACAGGCTGGCCACCCCAATGTCTGCGCTACAGGACTCTGAGGCTCTGAGGATGGGGCCTCCTCCGGGTGCAGGCCCTGGGAGTCGCAACTTGGAGAGCTAACTTTGAGGAAGAACTCAGTGCCTTTCTCCATGATCTCCTGGATCTGCAGGAAGCCGGCTGTGTAGATGAGCAGAAACTGGTCTCCCATGTTCATGCTCAGCCGGCCTGTGTAACAAAATGTGAGGATCTGCTGGAATGACTGTGGCTGCACAGCGGCCGGCAGTTCTACCACAGCACTGCGGCTGCTGTTGAAGAGGTCCCGGAAGTAAGAGCTACTAGCGGCCAGCACAGCACGGTGGGCTTTGAAGGCATGGCCCTTCACCACTACTGACACGTCACAGTATAGTCCCTGTAGCCGCTGCTCATTGAGGCACTCAAGGATGCTGTTGCCGAAGTTTGGAATCTCCATCTGTAAGGTCTGCGCCATGGCAGCAGCTGCATAAGGACAAGAGATAAGATACTGACAGGTCAGGTGGCAGAAACCAACATAGGCCCTGCCCTGCCCAAGCAACCTCCTCACCTCCTACAGGAGAGCATGTGGGAGTCACAAACAACAGCCACATGGTAAAATCTGCGATACATCTAAGAATGGCAGTGCCACTTCCACTTCTGTCCCCTCACAGCCATGCCTTTATGACTGAGTCATCCCAAGGGCCTCTGCAGGGGACTGGTGCAAGAACACTATAGATACTATTATGCACAGTCACTCAAGCCCCTTTGCCTTTTTGTGGAGCTtgggacagaacccagggcctttagCATGGTAGGTAAGCGCTCCACGACTGAGCTCCTGAACCTTGTTACTCAGTTGGTCCGAGTCTTGgtcttcttgcctccacctctcGGATACTGGGGTCACTGCTGTGCTTCATGTGTATTATATGGTCTCTAGGACTGATACTACCTGGTTTAATATAAGCACTAGGTAATACTTTCCATATTCAAGTCTTTTCTATTGGAGACAGATTTCTCATtatagctggtctggaacttacagAACTACCCCCATCTTAGCCTTTAGAAGGCCAGAATCATCACATCtagatttaaagatttatttatttattattatatgtaagttcagtGTAGCTGttgattacagatggttgtgagccgccatgtggttgctgggatttaaactcaggaccttcgaaagagcagtcagtgctcttaaccgctgagccatctcaccagtcccgcAGCTGGATTTAAAATGAACGTTCCTGACAGGGGtcggagaaatggctcagtagtaaagAGTACTtgtctcttacagaggaccaagaTTTGATTCCAGGcatccaaatttaaaaccatccattccccagttccaggggacccaacagatacacatgtatgcatacacacatgtaggcaatattcatgcacataaaataatagtaattctaagaaaaaaacttttaaaatattctgatcAGTGCtgggggatagaacccagggattTACATAATCTAAGCacatactctaccactgagtttaACCATCAGAGGAATGCTTTGTGGCTCTATGGTTGGTTGAATGTGAGGATACTGGACCTACAGACTCAGAATAGATGGCCCAAGATCAGTTTCTTGCATATAAGAAGACACAGGCATAGTGCACCAACATTCTTACACTCATGTTAAAAACGGCCATTGGCATGACAATACGACAGTCTGTGGCCCAGAATATGACCTTAATGCACTCACTAATCATACAGCTAGTCACCATGAAAATGCACATTTAAATTATAATGCAAAACAGCCTTATGCTGTAGGCTTGAAAGCAGGAACAAAGCAGGCAAAAGGCTGGGTGTGTGAACAAGGTTCTAAGTTCCAGCCACCTCTATCTCCACAGAAAAATATGGCAGGTTCTACCAACTTTGAGAACTTTGAACTCTCTCACACTGCTGGTGAGAATATGAAAAACAACTTGGGAAACGTTTCAAGGTTCTTCACATGATAGGAAAAAGCAAGACCGAAGGACCACATGGCACAGGATTCCATTTATATGAAGTCTCCAGAAAAGGCAAATCCATTAACATAAAACAGAAGGTTGCAAGGAGCTGGGAAAGAAGAATGGAATTTGCTTAGAGCAAAAGAATGTGTGCTTACTCTCAGTATAATGAACTATCAATTAAAATTAGCAATGATTGATCTTTCCCTGGCTCTGAATACATGAAAGCCCACAGCAAAGCCACATGTGTGTCCTAGGAACTCTGTAGGGCAGAGGGGAGGATCCGCTGGGCCGAAAAATAAGGTGGGCTACACAAAAtagatctcaaaaagaaaaactagtACAGTTATAGAAGGGTTGGAATGCATGGTGTATCTCAACAAAACTgttgaacagaaaacaaacaagactgGAATATAGTACTTGCCTACATGGGGCAGGCTGCCCAAGAACACCCCGACCCAACACAGTCTGCCATACCCAGACCCCCAAATAAACAGAGGCGAAACTACTAGTTTCCTCTGTACAGAATAGGGAAGTTGTGCCAAGTATATTTTTCTATCTTAAATTTTGAACCTGGTGGGCATACTGTTCATCTGCAAAATACTTACTGCTTTGTTTTTAGACAAGTTTCTACTATGTAACCCAAGTTAGTTTTGAGCTTGCACtgattcttttttcccctccccccagcacctTCACTTTTGCTCTAGCCCataggtttctttgtttttgttttattagtttttttttccttttttttgttttgtttgtttgtttttgtatttgttgctcattaaggatggttgtgagccaccatatggtttctgggatttgaactcaggacctctggaagagcagtcagcgctcttaaccactgagccatctctccagcctccttgcaCTGATTCTTTAGCcgcagcctcctcagtgctggggagcctccacacccagctccaatttttttcttttctttttctggaaacaAGATCTCATTATGCAGATCCAGACTGGACTTGATCTCACACACAGGGATTGGCTTTCCTCTACTCCCCAGATGTTGGGTAAATTACCTGGCTCACGTGAATGGTTTTTAAGAAAATGATTCAATTGAAGTAGAACGTGCATGtagtcccagcacccagaggGTAGACCAAGGCAGGGTTACACTATACAGTTctgactgtcctcaaactcagagatccgcctgcctctgatcTGACCCCtcccactcctttttttttctttagtttttaaaaaatgtataattacATTTACTCATGCTGTATGTTTGCCTGCaattatgtctgtgtaccaccaaCATGcttggtgcccttggaggtcagaagggactgcagttatggatggttatggaccaccatgtggattctggggctctaaccccagtcttctgcaagaatGAGCaactctttgttttgagacaggtttcactgtacagccctggctgtcctcaaaatcagagataggcctgcctctgcctcccaaatgctttgACAACACTGCCCAGCACAAATAACTCTTAATTGCAGAGCcatcctacacacacaccacagcacatgcaTGGTGTCAAAACAACTTTATAGGTAAATGGGGTCATATCTTTGCTTCATAGAGGCCCCATAGGGGCAGAAAGTTCACCCAAGAGGTTCATTACTGTGTCCCTTTCCCTAGGActggaccaggcatggtggcatatgcctgtagttgaagctactcaggaggctgaggtggaaAGGATAGCTTGAATATAGTTCAAGATCAGCTTAGGCCACACAATTCAACTCGACTGTTTCTAACACTAGTTCCTGGGAATCAgatgccctttcctggcctcccTGGAAACCACAAgtacatggtatacatacatgcagggaaaactcATACACATTTtaacaataatttattttaactttacgTGCATTTGTGTttggcctgcatatatgtctgtgtgtggctgTCAGAccatctggaactagagttatagacaactgtgagctgccccatgggtgctgggaattgaacccaggtccctgggaagagcagccagtgttcttaaccactgatccatctctccagcccctttatacatgttatttaaaaaaaaaacaacaaaccaacaacaaacaaaaacacaaacaaaaccaaaaccccaaccAATCATCATTCCTCAAATCTAATTCCATGTCTAAAACAAGAGTGAAGCTCTAGAGAACTGTCTTGACCTCCTCAGATAGCTGACCTCAGGACAAGTTAGGATGGAACTTCTGAAGTGATGTCACTGAGTTTCAGACTCAGTCATATTGAGTTGACTCACTGAGGAAAGGGGTCTGGCAGGATGTTTCCTGAGACGAGACCACTGGCTTTTGCAGAAGGCAGTCCAGGCAATACACCTGAGCCCCAaagtcacagagacacagagggggTTATACCTGtgcaccacaaaaacaaacaaagaaacatacTAGTCTAGTATGATGGTGCATATGGGTAGTCACAGCAGTGGGTAGATGAGGTAGAGAAGTGTGCTGGCCTGAGCTAATCTCAAAACGATATCAaaactccaaaaaagaaaaaccaatttGCACGTCAAAATCTACTTCTAATGCAACAATTAAGCAGGGCTTTGGAgggcattgtggcacacacctatttTGACTCTATTTGGCCAGACTGGGCCAAAAGAGAACATGTTTCaaaggggtggagtggggtgaggGCATAAGCCTTTGGCAGGTAATTAATTCATGATGGTTCTACCTTCATGTGACACTCAAGGAAGCCTGTTCATCCCTCCCTGACCACCACCTTCTACAGCCCCAGCAGACATTGAAGACTGAACTTGCAGTCCTTTCACCTTGAACTTCCAGCCTCCAGAATGTGAACAATGCATTTTTGCTGAGGCAGCTCAGCAGCAAAGCCTCTCCCTCCAATCTTAACAGTACAATGCGACACACATACTCCCATCCAGACAGTACAAAAGTAAGCATGCTCAGAATGGAAAGTGACCGTCTAGCATGGACCctaggtttggttttttgctgttgtttttgtgacagggtgGGTCTCTAATGTGAAGAGGAAGGTAACAGAGGATGGTACTGAATTCCTGTCCTAGCCTCCCAAGTATGTGAACCACCACAATCAGCTggtatctaatttctttctttggttctttgtttttgagacagggtcttattatgtagctttggctggcttaAAACTTCCTATGTAagggggctgtgattgggatgtaatgtgaataaaaataaataaatcatgaacaacacaacagtaacaacaaaaatctcaTTTCCTAtgtacactggccttgaacttaccaagatcggtctgcctctgcctcccaagtaccaaGTGCTAGGGCATTTTTCCCCTCCCCACACGGAGT
The Mus musculus strain C57BL/6J chromosome 8, GRCm38.p6 C57BL/6J genome window above contains:
- the Nacc1 gene encoding nucleus accumbens-associated protein 1 isoform X1, with the protein product MAQTLQMEIPNFGNSILECLNEQRLQGLYCDVSVVVKGHAFKAHRAVLAASSSYFRDLFNSSRSAVVELPAAVQPQSFQQILTFCYTGRLSMNMGDQFLLIYTAGFLQIQEIMEKGTEFFLKVSSPSCDSQGLHPEEAPSSEPQSPVAQTLGWPACSTPLPLVSRVKTEQELDSVQCTPMAKRLWDSSQKEAGGSGGNNGSRKMAKFSTPDLALNRMPQPLSMATATAAVAVVAVGGCVSGPSMSERTSPGTSSAYTSDSPSSYHNEEDEEEDAGEEGTDEQYRQICNMYTMYSMLNVGQTAEKVEALPEQVVLESRSRIRVRQDLASLPAELINQIGNRCHPKLYDEGDPSEKLELVTGTNVYITRAQLMNCHVSAGTRHKVLLRRLLASFFDRNTLANSCGTGIRSSTNDPRRKPLDSRVLHAVKYYCQNFAPNFKESEMNAIAADMCTNARRVVRKSWLPKTKPLHLVEGDNYSSFISDTCKIEPDMMSMEHSFETASHDGEAGPSAEVLQ
- the Nacc1 gene encoding nucleus accumbens-associated protein 1 isoform X2, coding for MAQTLQMEIPNFGNSILECLNEQRLQGLYCDVSVVVKGHAFKAHRAVLAASSSYFRDLFNSSRSAVVELPAAVQPQSFQQILTFCYTGRLSMNMGDQFLLIYTAGFLQIQEIMEKGTEFFLKVSSPSCDSQGLHPEEAPSSEPQSPVAQTLGWPACSTPLPLVSRVKTEQELDSVQCTPMAKRLWDSSQKEAGGSGGNNGSRKMAKFSTPDLALNRMPQPLSMATATAAVAVVAVGGCVSGPSMSERTSPGTSSAYTSDSPSSYHNEEDEEEDAAEKVEALPEQVVLESRSRIRVRQDLASLPAELINQIGNRCHPKLYDEGDPSEKLELVTGTNVYITRAQLMNCHVSAGTRHKVLLRRLLASFFDRNTLANSCGTGIRSSTNDPRRKPLDSRVLHAVKYYCQNFAPNFKESEMNAIAADMCTNARRVVRKSWLPKTKPLHLVEGDNYSSFISDTCKIEPDMMSMEHSFETASHDGEAGPSAEVLQ